In Methanococcoides sp. LMO-2, a single window of DNA contains:
- the ftsA gene encoding coenzyme F390 synthetase, translating into MERGDLDALVEEKLRYTIDYAVKHSSFYRKWFEQNNVSPSSIRDHEDLLEMPLVSGELIRNNQPPKINDFNFMSTSWEDIFTIHETSGTSGTPKAFFLTWDDWLRFAEKYSRSFTSQGFGTGDRMIMCASYGMNVGANTMTLSARDVGMAVIPEGKCVFPTRVLESYQPTGIVASVFKLLRLARRLETEGIDPKETSIEKLVVGGESFAEESRSYLEEIWDCPVYNTYGSTEGTMCGECTEQSGLHVPEDLVHLDIYDPHRKEFLEDGECGRIVLTTLLSPGEKCGSLLINYDTEDTTVVLSRKKCACGRTHMRIFTPEREAETFWVSGSPFNRVDVERGVFQRENMDYLTGEYEAFLYEDEEGVSILKVSLECIDPEKCDRSVIEENFLKGFLSTITGTRGLYNDGNLDVDIKLMGSRELELYKLKGRAKRVIDRR; encoded by the coding sequence ATGGAGCGGGGGGACCTTGATGCCCTGGTCGAAGAGAAATTGAGATATACCATAGACTACGCTGTAAAACATTCTTCCTTTTACAGGAAATGGTTTGAACAAAACAATGTCTCACCTTCGAGCATCAGGGATCATGAAGACCTGTTGGAAATGCCACTGGTCTCAGGCGAACTAATAAGGAACAACCAGCCTCCAAAGATCAACGATTTTAATTTTATGAGTACCAGCTGGGAAGATATTTTTACGATACATGAGACCAGCGGCACAAGCGGAACTCCCAAAGCATTCTTCCTCACATGGGATGACTGGCTGCGTTTTGCCGAAAAATACAGCCGAAGTTTCACATCTCAGGGATTTGGAACAGGAGATAGGATGATAATGTGTGCTTCCTACGGAATGAATGTGGGAGCCAATACAATGACACTTTCTGCACGTGACGTTGGCATGGCAGTCATACCGGAAGGTAAATGTGTCTTTCCCACACGCGTCCTGGAAAGCTATCAGCCTACAGGGATCGTTGCAAGTGTCTTCAAGCTTTTAAGGCTTGCAAGAAGGCTGGAAACCGAAGGCATTGACCCAAAGGAAACCAGTATCGAAAAGCTGGTTGTGGGGGGAGAGAGCTTTGCAGAGGAAAGCAGAAGCTATCTGGAAGAGATCTGGGACTGTCCTGTATACAACACCTATGGAAGTACCGAAGGAACGATGTGCGGGGAGTGTACGGAGCAAAGTGGACTCCATGTCCCGGAGGATCTCGTTCACCTGGACATCTATGATCCGCACCGGAAGGAGTTCCTAGAGGATGGAGAATGTGGCAGGATAGTTCTGACGACCCTCCTGAGCCCCGGTGAAAAGTGCGGAAGTCTCCTTATCAACTATGATACTGAGGATACAACTGTTGTACTATCAAGGAAAAAATGTGCATGTGGCAGGACACACATGCGTATCTTCACTCCCGAACGAGAGGCTGAGACCTTCTGGGTATCAGGTTCCCCATTCAATCGGGTGGATGTCGAAAGAGGTGTTTTTCAGAGGGAGAACATGGATTATCTGACAGGGGAGTACGAAGCTTTCCTGTACGAGGATGAGGAAGGAGTTTCTATTCTTAAGGTAAGTTTGGAATGCATCGATCCGGAAAAATGTGACAGGTCTGTTATTGAGGAGAATTTCCTGAAAGGTTTCCTTTCTACTATAACAGGAACCAGAGGGCTTTATAATGACGGGAATCTCGATGTTGATATCAAACTGATGGGATCTAGAGAGCTTGAATTGTACAAGCTGAAAGGAAGGGCGAAGAGAGTGATCGATCGAAGATGA
- a CDS encoding DNA-3-methyladenine glycosylase I: MKVRCEWANANDLEKEYHDTQWGMPVHDDRILFEFLILEGAQAGLSWDTILKRRDAYKDAFDDFNFNKVAGYDEEKVEELIQNSGIIRNRRKILSSIKNARAFIEIIDEFGSFDNYIWGFVNHIPIQNSFNSISEIPAKTELSENISKDLKKRGFSFVGPTIVYAFMQAVGIVNDHQVECFRYEECRKLANK, from the coding sequence ATGAAAGTTCGTTGCGAGTGGGCAAATGCAAATGACCTTGAAAAAGAGTATCACGATACTCAATGGGGAATGCCCGTGCATGATGACCGGATCCTTTTCGAGTTTCTGATACTTGAAGGTGCACAGGCAGGTTTGAGCTGGGATACCATTTTGAAAAGAAGAGACGCTTATAAAGATGCCTTTGATGATTTTAATTTCAATAAAGTTGCTGGATATGATGAAGAAAAGGTCGAGGAACTGATACAAAACAGTGGTATCATACGCAACAGGAGAAAGATCCTGTCTTCAATAAAAAATGCCAGGGCGTTTATCGAAATAATAGATGAATTCGGATCCTTTGACAATTATATTTGGGGTTTTGTAAACCACATACCTATACAGAATTCTTTCAATTCTATCAGTGAAATTCCGGCAAAGACCGAGCTCTCTGAAAATATAAGCAAGGACCTGAAGAAAAGGGGCTTTTCATTTGTTGGCCCTACCATAGTCTATGCATTCATGCAGGCAGTTGGAATCGTCAATGATCATCAGGTCGAATGCTTCAGGTACGAAGAATGCAGGAAATTGGCTAATAAATAA
- a CDS encoding helix-hairpin-helix domain-containing protein, translating into MNKSKREEVLRDLMQMPGFGRKSAEQLWDLGIRSISDLKDKDPELMYFELTELRGRHIDRCVLYGFREAIYYASNRDHDPELLKWWNWSDKNMEKREKGKKEKR; encoded by the coding sequence ATGAATAAATCGAAGAGGGAAGAAGTATTGAGAGATCTGATGCAGATGCCTGGTTTTGGCAGGAAATCCGCTGAGCAGTTATGGGATCTTGGGATACGTTCCATCTCCGATCTCAAAGATAAGGATCCTGAGCTGATGTATTTTGAATTGACCGAACTAAGAGGCAGACACATTGACAGATGTGTATTGTACGGTTTCAGGGAAGCGATCTATTATGCATCAAACCGGGATCACGATCCAGAACTGTTAAAATGGTGGAACTGGTCCGATAAAAATATGGAAAAAAGAGAAAAGGGGAAAAAAGAAAAAAGATAA
- a CDS encoding pyridoxamine 5'-phosphate oxidase family protein, with the protein MVKLTEDMKEAFSKVKIFPFATASKAGMPNVIPIGMCQLMDDETIWITDNYFLKTRENLDENPVASVFVWGPEVGACFQIKGDVEVKTSGEDYDKAYADAKAKGDRFPAKALMVMNITEVFECKSGDDAGKKLL; encoded by the coding sequence ATGGTTAAACTTACAGAAGATATGAAGGAAGCATTTTCAAAGGTAAAGATATTCCCATTCGCAACAGCATCAAAGGCAGGAATGCCAAATGTGATCCCTATTGGCATGTGCCAGCTGATGGATGATGAAACTATCTGGATCACTGACAACTATTTCCTGAAGACACGTGAGAACCTTGATGAGAACCCTGTAGCATCTGTCTTTGTGTGGGGTCCTGAGGTTGGTGCCTGCTTCCAGATAAAGGGAGATGTCGAGGTCAAGACCAGTGGCGAGGACTACGACAAAGCCTATGCAGATGCCAAAGCAAAGGGTGACAGATTCCCTGCAAAGGCACTCATGGTTATGAATATCACTGAGGTCTTCGAATGCAAATCCGGTGACGATGCCGGAAAGAAGCTCCTCTGA
- the pdxT gene encoding pyridoxal 5'-phosphate synthase glutaminase subunit PdxT has product MRIGVIAIQGDVSEHVESVERALAERGETAEVVTIKHKGIVPTCDGLVFPGGESTTLGRLILREGIAEEIKEAKDKGIPILGTCAGLILLATRGDSQVEKTHQYLLGLMDIKVNRNSFGRQFQSFEVDLDVSVLDSPYNAVFIRAPAILEAGEDVNVLASIDDKIVAAEQDNVLALAFHPELTEDMRIHQYFLDKLFN; this is encoded by the coding sequence ATGCGTATAGGTGTTATCGCTATTCAGGGCGATGTTTCTGAACATGTTGAATCTGTCGAGAGAGCACTTGCCGAACGCGGGGAGACTGCCGAAGTTGTCACCATCAAGCACAAGGGAATCGTTCCTACATGTGATGGTCTCGTGTTCCCGGGCGGGGAGAGCACAACCCTTGGACGCCTGATCCTCAGGGAAGGCATTGCCGAAGAGATCAAGGAAGCAAAAGACAAAGGTATTCCAATACTTGGTACCTGTGCAGGCCTCATCCTTCTTGCAACAAGAGGAGATTCACAGGTTGAGAAGACACACCAGTACCTGCTTGGACTGATGGATATTAAGGTCAACAGGAACTCCTTTGGAAGGCAGTTCCAGTCCTTCGAGGTAGACCTTGATGTATCCGTACTGGATTCACCATACAACGCTGTCTTCATCAGGGCACCGGCAATTCTTGAAGCAGGAGAGGATGTGAATGTCCTTGCATCAATTGATGACAAGATCGTTGCTGCAGAGCAGGACAATGTTCTGGCACTGGCATTCCACCCCGAGCTTACCGAGGATATGAGGATACACCAGTATTTCCTTGACAAGCTGTTCAATTAA
- the pdxS gene encoding pyridoxal 5'-phosphate synthase lyase subunit PdxS, with product MELEKLRHGTELIKRGFAKMQKGGVIMDVTTAEEARIAEEAGAVAVMALHAVPSDIRKAGGVARMADPQVTADIIEAVTIPVMAKARIGHFVEAEILQSLGADMIDESEVLTPADEHFHIDKTEFTVPFVCGARNLGEALRRINEGAAMIRTKGEAGTGDVREAVRHMKQIMGEIRTLKGMTKEELIMYAREIEAPIELVMETAEMERLPVVNFAAGGVATPADAALMMRLGSDGVFVGSGIFKAENPPLMAKAIVEAVNNYDNPEVLAEISKGIGAGMKGISVDSIPEDQVLQTRGW from the coding sequence ATGGAACTTGAAAAATTACGACATGGTACCGAACTTATCAAGCGCGGTTTTGCAAAGATGCAGAAAGGCGGCGTTATTATGGACGTTACAACTGCTGAAGAAGCTAGGATCGCTGAGGAAGCAGGAGCTGTTGCAGTTATGGCACTTCACGCTGTACCTTCCGATATCAGGAAGGCAGGCGGCGTTGCAAGGATGGCAGACCCACAGGTCACCGCTGACATCATTGAAGCAGTAACAATCCCTGTAATGGCAAAGGCAAGAATCGGCCACTTCGTTGAAGCTGAGATCCTTCAGTCACTTGGTGCTGACATGATCGATGAGTCAGAAGTACTAACACCTGCTGACGAGCACTTCCACATCGACAAGACCGAGTTCACAGTTCCTTTCGTATGTGGTGCACGTAACCTTGGAGAAGCACTCAGAAGGATCAACGAGGGTGCAGCTATGATCCGTACAAAAGGAGAAGCTGGTACAGGTGATGTCAGGGAAGCTGTACGCCACATGAAGCAGATCATGGGCGAGATCAGGACCCTCAAGGGCATGACCAAGGAAGAGCTTATCATGTACGCAAGAGAGATCGAAGCACCTATCGAGCTTGTTATGGAGACCGCAGAGATGGAGCGTCTTCCTGTTGTGAACTTCGCAGCTGGTGGTGTTGCAACTCCTGCTGATGCAGCTCTCATGATGAGACTTGGCTCAGACGGTGTTTTCGTCGGATCAGGTATCTTCAAGGCAGAGAATCCACCACTCATGGCAAAAGCTATCGTAGAGGCTGTCAACAATTACGACAACCCTGAAGTGCTCGCAGAGATCTCAAAGGGAATCGGCGCAGGCATGAAAGGAATCAGCGTAGATTCCATTCCAGAGGATCAGGTTCTCCAGACACGTGGCTGGTAA
- the gyrA gene encoding DNA gyrase subunit A has translation MADNTNNGPADERTEEEAPLDIQPTDTGERIVPVLIQEEMKNSYIDYAMSVIVGRALPDARDGLKPVHRRILYSMKEAGITYDKAYKKSARVVGDVLGKYHPHGDSAVYDSLVRMVQDFSLRYPLIDGQGNFGSIDGDSAAAMRYTEVRMDRVSNEMLSDIDKETVEYKPNYDGSLKEPSVLPAKLPNLLINGSTGIAVGMATNMAPHNLGEVIDATLKLIDDPETTIQELMEIVKGPDFPTGATILGKQGIRSAYETGRGPIKLRAVTSIEEMKNDKNRIVVTELPYQVNKAKLIENIAALVREKRIVGISDLRDESDRDGIRIAIELTRNTNPEVILNQLYKHTQMQTTFGIINLALVDGVPRELTLKEILQIYLKHRIEVILKRSQFDLRKAEERAHILKGLLIALDHIDEVIALIRASKTVEDARNGLMDKFGLDEIQAKAILDMRLQKLTGLERQKVVDEHEELLKVIEDLKDIIASDERKYDIIREELQDIRDRFADERRSKITGSHVEIEDEDLIPEEDVVVTITNHGYIKRMPIDTYSQQHRGGKGVIGMDTKEEDFVEDIFVASTHDYLMFFTNRGKVHWQKVYGIPQGSRQSKGKAIVNLLELAENESVTAMIPVKEFDEDQYLFMATRSGTVKKSSLSDFSNVRKAGIIAIKLDEGDELVNVALTDGSREIMMVSRHGKAIRFSEDDVRSMGRAARGVRGMKLAGDDIVVSLDIVDPESKLLTITENGYGKRTSFDEYRGMRRGGQGVITIVTSLRNGPVINVKAVQEDDEVIITSSDGIIIRIPVKDIRAQGRNTQGVKIMNVKAGDKVVGVARIKKEDDTN, from the coding sequence ATGGCAGATAATACTAATAATGGTCCAGCAGATGAAAGGACGGAAGAAGAAGCACCTCTGGATATCCAGCCTACTGATACAGGCGAAAGGATCGTTCCTGTCCTTATACAGGAAGAGATGAAGAACTCCTATATCGATTATGCAATGAGCGTCATTGTGGGAAGGGCATTGCCTGATGCACGTGACGGTCTCAAGCCTGTCCACAGGCGTATCCTGTATTCCATGAAGGAAGCCGGTATCACATATGACAAGGCATACAAGAAGTCCGCCCGTGTAGTGGGAGACGTTCTTGGTAAATACCACCCTCACGGTGATTCCGCTGTTTACGATTCCCTTGTCAGGATGGTACAGGACTTCTCCTTAAGGTATCCGCTTATTGACGGTCAGGGTAACTTCGGTTCAATTGACGGTGATTCCGCAGCAGCAATGCGATACACCGAGGTCCGTATGGACCGTGTATCCAATGAGATGCTCTCAGACATCGACAAAGAGACTGTGGAATACAAACCGAACTACGATGGTTCCCTCAAAGAGCCTTCTGTGCTTCCTGCAAAGTTACCAAACCTTCTTATTAACGGTTCCACCGGTATTGCGGTGGGAATGGCCACCAACATGGCACCACACAATCTCGGAGAGGTCATCGATGCAACACTGAAGCTCATTGATGATCCTGAGACCACGATCCAGGAACTTATGGAGATCGTGAAAGGACCGGACTTCCCGACAGGTGCTACTATCCTGGGAAAACAGGGCATCAGGTCTGCATACGAGACCGGAAGAGGTCCCATCAAGCTGCGTGCTGTGACCTCTATAGAGGAGATGAAGAACGACAAGAACCGTATTGTTGTGACAGAACTTCCGTATCAGGTCAACAAGGCCAAACTTATCGAGAACATCGCTGCGCTTGTCAGGGAAAAGAGGATAGTCGGAATTTCTGATCTGCGTGATGAGTCCGACAGAGATGGTATCCGTATAGCAATTGAGCTTACAAGGAACACCAATCCTGAAGTTATCCTGAACCAGCTTTACAAGCATACCCAGATGCAGACAACCTTTGGTATCATCAATCTCGCACTGGTGGATGGTGTGCCAAGGGAACTGACCCTCAAGGAGATCCTCCAGATCTACCTGAAACACAGGATCGAGGTAATTCTAAAACGCAGTCAGTTCGACCTCAGGAAAGCCGAGGAAAGGGCACACATACTCAAGGGTCTGCTGATAGCACTTGATCACATTGATGAGGTCATCGCTCTTATTCGTGCTTCAAAGACAGTGGAAGATGCAAGGAACGGCCTGATGGACAAGTTCGGCCTGGATGAGATACAGGCAAAGGCAATCCTTGACATGCGTCTCCAGAAGCTGACCGGACTTGAAAGGCAGAAGGTCGTTGATGAGCACGAAGAACTTCTCAAGGTCATCGAGGACCTGAAGGACATCATCGCCAGCGATGAGAGAAAATATGATATTATCAGGGAAGAGCTGCAGGATATCCGTGACAGGTTCGCTGATGAACGCAGGTCAAAGATCACAGGCTCCCATGTTGAGATAGAGGACGAGGATCTTATTCCTGAGGAAGATGTCGTTGTGACCATCACGAACCACGGTTACATCAAGAGAATGCCGATCGATACTTACAGCCAGCAACACAGGGGTGGAAAAGGTGTCATTGGTATGGATACCAAGGAAGAGGACTTCGTAGAAGATATCTTCGTGGCTTCAACCCATGATTATCTCATGTTCTTCACAAACCGTGGAAAAGTACACTGGCAGAAGGTCTATGGAATCCCACAGGGAAGCAGACAGTCCAAAGGTAAGGCTATCGTCAACCTTCTGGAACTTGCAGAGAACGAATCCGTTACTGCGATGATCCCTGTAAAGGAATTCGATGAGGATCAGTACCTGTTCATGGCGACCAGGTCCGGTACGGTAAAGAAGAGCAGCCTGTCTGATTTCAGCAATGTCAGGAAGGCCGGTATCATTGCCATCAAGCTTGACGAAGGCGATGAACTGGTCAATGTGGCACTCACTGACGGCTCAAGGGAGATCATGATGGTCTCACGACACGGTAAGGCCATAAGGTTCTCTGAGGACGATGTACGTTCAATGGGAAGGGCTGCAAGAGGTGTACGTGGTATGAAGCTTGCAGGCGATGATATCGTTGTAAGCCTGGATATTGTAGACCCTGAGAGCAAACTTCTCACAATAACCGAGAACGGATACGGAAAGCGTACTTCATTTGATGAGTATCGTGGAATGAGAAGAGGCGGACAGGGTGTTATAACCATAGTAACCAGCCTGCGTAACGGTCCTGTGATAAATGTGAAGGCCGTTCAAGAGGACGACGAGGTCATTATTACCAGCTCTGATGGAATTATCATAAGGATCCCTGTTAAAGATATCAGGGCACAGGGAAGGAATACACAGGGTGTTAAAATTATGAACGTGAAGGCCGGCGACAAGGTCGTTGGTGTTGCAAGAATTAAGAAAGAGGATGACACGAACTAA
- the gyrB gene encoding DNA topoisomerase (ATP-hydrolyzing) subunit B has product MSERQDYDATHIQVLEGLEAVRKRPSMYIGSVDTRGLHHLVYEIVDNSIDEALAGFCTSIDVSINADGSVTVVDNGRGIPVGTHPKYKKSALEVVLTVLHAGGKFDKSNYKVSGGLHGVGVSVVNALSEWMEVEVKRDGKLYYQRYEHGVPVSDVSEIGNSDGTGTKSTFMPDPEIFETTNFDYSTLITRLRELAFLNKGIRISITDSREEELEQDVFEYEGGIVSFVEHLNMNRTALHKDPIYFEREKEGTIVEIAMQYTDSYGEYVYSFANNINTHEGGTHLVGFKTALTRVANDYIKKNNVVKGDEKLTGDDIREGLAAIISVKLTEPQFEGQTKTKLGNSELKGIVDSMVSEGLAEYMEENPKVAAIIFQKALDARRAREAAKKARELTRRKSALEVSTLPGKLADCSEKDPTVSEIYLVEGDSAGGSAKQGRDRKFQAILPFRGKIINVEKARLAKVLKNNEVLSLITAMGTSIGEDYNLEKARYHKVIIMTDADVDGAHIRTLILTFFFRYMTPLIDAGYVYIAQPPLYKIKKGKKDYYVYSDREKVAKLDEIGEKGTSIQRYKGLGEMNPEQLWETTMNPDTRTLLQVSMEDAVAADEMFSVLMGDEVAPRKAFIQKYAKDVVNLDV; this is encoded by the coding sequence ATGAGTGAAAGGCAAGATTACGATGCAACACACATTCAGGTTCTTGAGGGGTTAGAAGCGGTACGTAAACGACCCAGCATGTATATCGGAAGTGTGGACACCAGAGGACTTCATCACCTTGTGTACGAGATAGTTGACAACAGTATTGATGAAGCACTTGCAGGTTTTTGTACTTCTATAGACGTATCCATAAACGCGGACGGTTCTGTTACCGTTGTGGACAACGGTCGTGGAATACCTGTAGGCACTCATCCCAAATACAAGAAATCGGCCCTTGAGGTCGTTCTTACTGTCCTGCACGCAGGCGGAAAGTTCGACAAGAGCAACTACAAGGTATCAGGTGGTCTTCATGGTGTCGGTGTATCTGTGGTGAACGCCCTTTCCGAGTGGATGGAGGTTGAGGTAAAGCGTGATGGTAAACTTTATTACCAGCGCTATGAGCACGGTGTGCCGGTTTCTGACGTTTCCGAGATCGGAAATAGCGATGGTACCGGAACAAAGAGCACATTCATGCCTGACCCTGAGATCTTCGAGACCACTAATTTCGATTACAGCACTCTTATCACCAGGCTCCGGGAACTTGCATTCCTCAACAAGGGTATCCGTATCAGTATTACGGATTCCAGAGAAGAGGAACTGGAGCAGGATGTCTTCGAGTACGAGGGAGGTATCGTCTCCTTTGTCGAGCACCTCAACATGAACAGGACCGCTCTTCATAAGGACCCTATCTATTTCGAACGTGAGAAAGAAGGCACCATCGTAGAGATCGCCATGCAGTACACTGACAGCTATGGCGAATACGTCTATTCTTTTGCTAACAATATCAATACGCATGAAGGTGGAACACACCTCGTCGGTTTCAAGACAGCACTCACACGTGTTGCCAACGATTACATCAAGAAGAACAACGTCGTTAAAGGCGATGAGAAGCTTACCGGTGACGATATCCGTGAGGGGCTTGCAGCCATTATCAGCGTAAAACTTACAGAACCGCAGTTCGAAGGTCAGACCAAGACCAAGCTCGGTAACAGTGAGCTTAAGGGTATCGTTGATTCCATGGTCTCAGAAGGACTTGCTGAGTACATGGAAGAGAACCCAAAGGTTGCAGCTATCATCTTCCAGAAAGCGCTGGACGCCAGGCGTGCAAGGGAAGCTGCCAAGAAGGCACGAGAACTTACCCGAAGGAAGAGTGCCCTTGAGGTCAGCACACTTCCCGGAAAGCTGGCAGACTGTTCCGAGAAGGACCCGACAGTAAGTGAGATCTACCTTGTGGAAGGAGATTCCGCAGGCGGTTCCGCAAAACAGGGACGTGACCGTAAATTCCAGGCGATCCTGCCATTCAGGGGTAAGATCATCAACGTGGAGAAAGCACGTCTTGCAAAGGTCCTGAAGAACAATGAGGTCCTTTCCCTGATCACCGCAATGGGTACGAGTATCGGAGAGGATTACAACCTGGAAAAAGCACGTTACCACAAGGTCATCATCATGACCGATGCTGATGTTGACGGTGCACACATACGAACTCTTATACTTACTTTCTTCTTCAGGTACATGACCCCGCTTATCGATGCCGGTTATGTGTACATTGCCCAGCCACCTCTCTACAAAATAAAGAAGGGTAAGAAGGACTACTATGTCTATTCTGACAGGGAAAAAGTGGCAAAGCTTGACGAGATAGGTGAAAAAGGAACCAGTATCCAGAGATACAAGGGTCTTGGAGAGATGAACCCTGAACAGCTTTGGGAGACCACAATGAACCCTGATACAAGGACATTGTTGCAGGTGAGCATGGAAGATGCAGTAGCTGCCGATGAGATGTTTTCTGTGCTCATGGGAGACGAGGTTGCACCACGTAAAGCATTCATACAGAAGTATGCAAAGGATGTTGTCAACCTGGATGTGTGA
- a CDS encoding ASCH domain-containing protein, translating to MAHGQDSTTDIKVSGSWDVVVTPKEPTYFDRFLPNTHQQTTLAECGIDSGDEYALPYPKIHVLAIKQPWASLVIRGLKDVELRSKNTFIRGTIAIYASRAPIRKKDLKWVSENYEIPPEHLHDLPTGKIIGTVNLVECKEYESDYHFKLDQSRHLIPEEGYSSNIKGWLFKSPRKIEPVDYRFNGEVVWSLADTEIIRQTV from the coding sequence ATGGCTCATGGGCAGGATTCAACAACAGACATAAAAGTTTCCGGAAGCTGGGATGTCGTCGTTACTCCAAAAGAACCAACATATTTTGATCGTTTCTTACCCAATACCCATCAGCAGACCACACTTGCTGAATGTGGTATCGACTCAGGTGATGAATACGCATTGCCATACCCCAAGATCCACGTCCTTGCAATAAAACAACCCTGGGCATCACTGGTCATACGTGGCCTGAAGGACGTAGAACTACGTTCAAAGAACACATTCATTCGGGGCACTATCGCTATCTATGCAAGCAGGGCTCCTATCAGGAAGAAAGACCTGAAATGGGTTAGCGAGAACTATGAAATTCCTCCTGAACATCTCCATGACCTTCCCACAGGAAAGATTATCGGGACTGTAAATCTCGTTGAATGCAAGGAATATGAATCTGATTATCATTTCAAGCTGGACCAGAGTCGCCATCTGATCCCCGAGGAGGGCTATTCAAGCAACATAAAAGGATGGTTGTTCAAGTCACCCAGGAAGATCGAACCTGTGGACTACAGGTTCAATGGCGAGGTAGTCTGGAGCCTGGCAGATACCGAGATCATCCGACAAACGGTTTGA